The Saprospiraceae bacterium genome includes a window with the following:
- a CDS encoding NAD-dependent epimerase/dehydratase family protein: MLKPMFPTSSKILITGATGFLGSYILRKLSSEGYNNIVCIKRPDSSMEMTSGIADVDWVTGDIMDICFLDEIINGVDIIIHAAAIVTFDPGNFKKMITTAMDGTSNLVNAALDNQVSKFIHISSVAALGRRRKEETITENNIFSKSQYDTTYGLSKFLAEQEVWRGHAEGLNTTILNPSMVLGAGKWHDSSAQIYNRVYDGLKYYPTGSTGWVDVRDVATAVFQCLTSQYNGERYIISSENHTYQSIFEKIANRLHVYAPKQALRSRMGNLLWRLESIRSWLLHQKPVITRETVVSMSAESYYVNEKSVQELNLQYTTIEKTIEDSCKVFLTSYPNGKKSGILDI, from the coding sequence ATGCTGAAGCCCATGTTTCCAACTTCAAGTAAAATACTTATCACTGGTGCCACGGGATTTTTGGGTAGTTATATACTGCGAAAATTATCATCAGAAGGCTACAATAATATTGTTTGTATAAAAAGACCTGATTCATCTATGGAAATGACGTCAGGTATAGCTGATGTCGATTGGGTCACAGGCGATATTATGGATATCTGCTTCCTTGATGAAATCATAAATGGTGTAGACATCATCATTCATGCTGCAGCCATAGTCACATTTGATCCCGGGAACTTCAAAAAAATGATCACCACTGCCATGGATGGTACTTCAAATCTGGTTAATGCGGCATTAGACAATCAGGTTTCAAAATTTATTCACATTAGTTCTGTGGCTGCTTTGGGTAGAAGAAGAAAAGAAGAGACCATAACAGAAAATAATATTTTTTCCAAAAGTCAATACGATACTACGTATGGTCTAAGCAAATTCCTTGCTGAACAGGAGGTATGGAGAGGACATGCTGAAGGCCTTAATACCACCATTCTGAATCCATCCATGGTACTGGGTGCCGGAAAATGGCATGATTCAAGTGCACAAATATATAATAGAGTATATGATGGACTAAAATACTACCCCACAGGGTCAACAGGCTGGGTAGATGTGAGAGATGTAGCTACTGCTGTATTCCAATGCTTGACATCGCAATATAATGGCGAACGATATATCATCAGTTCTGAAAATCACACTTATCAGTCTATATTTGAAAAAATCGCAAATCGTCTCCATGTCTATGCGCCAAAACAAGCCTTAAGATCCCGTATGGGAAATCTTTTATGGCGACTTGAATCTATAAGGTCGTGGTTGCTGCACCAAAAACCGGTGATCACACGCGAAACCGTGGTTTCAATGTCAGCGGAGTCATATTATGTCAATGAGAAGTCTGTCCAGGAATTGAATCTGCAATACACTACTATCGAAAAGACCATCGAAGATAGTTGCAAAGTTTTCTTGACTTCCTATCCAAATGGTAAAAAATCAGGTATTCTGGATATTTAA
- a CDS encoding polysaccharide pyruvyl transferase family protein, with protein sequence MRALIGDFYLTLSEFYLIKITKVFLKRILPTRIIIKLLYFVKKNSSEDFYFKNKYHLENKILVFFTPDYGNLGDLAIYDSQIKFFKDTLPWHEIVEIPLKKTIEGVFFFRNKMFENDLVTLLGGGCFGDLNVEVELYRQMIVRKFENSFIVSFPQTVNFSTTRSGQKILNKSKRIYCKHNRLLITVRDINSFNFIKSNFPKVETMLIPDLVFYKNISSKYRRIGIKVSLRKDKEIDNDERKSLAESRLFEIFERNIEEISNIIEVTNTSIMEIQQYELKQLLIKIASSRIVITDRLHGMIFCYITQTPCIVINDKYKKVQGSYNWIKKAPFIKFLNIDIFADEIIDFIEFYLSNEVEEYKIDFKEKFDELKHYIYSNINKLP encoded by the coding sequence ATGAGGGCATTAATAGGAGATTTTTATTTAACTTTAAGTGAATTCTATTTAATAAAAATAACTAAAGTTTTCTTAAAAAGAATTTTGCCAACTCGAATAATAATAAAACTCTTATATTTTGTTAAAAAAAATTCATCAGAAGATTTTTATTTTAAGAATAAATATCATCTAGAAAATAAAATACTTGTGTTTTTTACTCCTGATTATGGTAATCTTGGCGATCTGGCAATTTATGACTCTCAAATAAAATTTTTTAAAGATACTTTACCTTGGCATGAAATTGTAGAAATTCCATTAAAAAAAACAATTGAAGGAGTATTTTTTTTTAGAAATAAGATGTTTGAAAATGATTTGGTTACTTTATTGGGGGGTGGATGTTTTGGTGATTTGAATGTAGAGGTAGAATTATATCGTCAAATGATTGTTAGAAAATTTGAAAATAGTTTTATTGTATCATTTCCTCAAACTGTAAATTTTTCAACAACCCGCTCTGGTCAAAAAATATTAAATAAATCGAAAAGAATTTATTGTAAACATAATCGATTATTGATTACAGTTAGAGATATTAATTCATTTAATTTTATTAAAAGTAACTTCCCCAAAGTCGAAACAATGCTAATACCCGATTTAGTTTTTTACAAAAATATAAGTAGTAAATATAGAAGAATTGGGATTAAAGTCTCATTAAGAAAGGACAAAGAAATTGACAATGATGAAAGAAAAAGTTTAGCAGAATCTCGATTATTTGAAATATTTGAAAGAAATATTGAAGAAATCTCTAATATTATTGAAGTAACTAATACATCAATAATGGAAATTCAGCAATACGAGCTCAAACAATTATTAATAAAGATTGCCAGTAGTCGAATTGTTATAACAGATAGACTCCATGGTATGATATTTTGTTATATCACACAGACTCCATGTATAGTAATTAACGATAAATATAAAAAAGTTCAAGGAAGTTACAATTGGATTAAAAAAGCTCCTTTCATAAAATTCTTAAATATAGATATTTTTGCTGATGAGATTATTGATTTTATTGAATTTTATTTAAGTAATGAAGTTGAGGAGTACAAGATTGACTTTAAAGAAAAATTTGATGAATTAAAACATTATATTTATTCAAATATAAATAAATTACCGTAA
- a CDS encoding T9SS type A sorting domain-containing protein, whose amino-acid sequence MNYWRFSYWPLPDAAISFIKTEPNLASNDIKQGEKIKIFYDVTNVNYVAMDSILVKYSYITGENQSVTAFKKIGKLGIGQKISDFIEFTIGAGNLTDVRMIIEINPDNQQPELHQFNNTLTKQFGVQRDNTNPLLDIYFDGVRIMDGDIVSPKPEILVTLEDDNTFLPVTDPNLFEIKLDTGRNQVLTIPVSSPQIKFTPAGGSNKTAKIQYYPTLKEGEYKLIIQAKDASGNKSGVNPRSVNFRVIEKQSVSNVLNYPNPFSTSTQFVFTLTGAEVPDIMSISIMTLSGKVVREITKEELGPLRIGLNRTEYRWDGTDEYGSKLGNGVYLYKINTRKKDKSVYEQFGQNETDKYFKEGFGKMVILR is encoded by the coding sequence TTGAACTATTGGCGGTTTTCATATTGGCCGCTTCCTGACGCTGCCATTTCCTTCATAAAAACCGAACCCAATCTGGCATCCAATGACATCAAACAGGGCGAAAAAATAAAAATATTCTACGATGTCACCAATGTGAATTATGTGGCCATGGACAGCATCCTGGTAAAATACTCCTACATCACGGGAGAAAATCAATCGGTCACTGCCTTCAAAAAAATTGGCAAACTGGGTATAGGACAGAAAATCAGCGACTTCATAGAGTTTACCATCGGAGCCGGTAACCTCACGGATGTACGCATGATCATTGAAATCAATCCTGACAATCAGCAGCCCGAATTACATCAATTTAATAATACGCTCACCAAACAGTTTGGCGTCCAGCGGGACAATACCAATCCACTCCTGGATATCTACTTTGACGGGGTCAGAATCATGGATGGAGACATTGTCTCTCCCAAACCTGAAATCCTGGTCACCCTGGAAGATGACAATACCTTCCTGCCGGTCACCGATCCCAACCTCTTCGAAATCAAATTAGACACCGGCAGAAATCAGGTACTGACCATACCTGTCAGCAGCCCTCAGATCAAGTTTACTCCTGCAGGAGGAAGTAACAAAACAGCTAAAATTCAATATTATCCCACACTAAAAGAAGGAGAATACAAGCTCATCATACAAGCCAAAGATGCATCAGGTAACAAATCAGGTGTCAACCCCAGAAGTGTCAATTTCAGGGTCATAGAAAAACAGAGCGTCAGCAACGTACTCAACTACCCTAATCCGTTTTCCACTTCTACTCAGTTTGTATTCACACTTACGGGGGCAGAAGTGCCTGATATCATGTCTATCTCCATCATGACACTCTCCGGCAAGGTAGTGCGGGAAATCACAAAAGAAGAACTCGGCCCACTTCGAATAGGTCTCAACCGCACAGAATATCGATGGGATGGCACCGATGAATATGGCAGCAAACTAGGTAATGGCGTCTATCTATATAAAATCAACACCCGTAAAAAGGATAAATCTGTTTACGAACAATTCGGACAGAACGAAACCGATAAGTACTTTAAGGAAGGATTCGGGAAGATGGTGATCTTGAGATGA
- a CDS encoding ABC transporter ATP-binding protein produces MKPIIEVNHVWKEYQKGIDRKYKSLRDTIAGMPGRWLGEDKEKFWALEEIDFKVEAGESVGIIGRNGAGKSTLLKILSRITPPTKGEIILRGRVASLLEVGTGFHPELTGRENVFFNGSILGMKHAEIKRKFDEIVDFSGVESFIDTPLKHYSSGMQMRLAFSVAAHLDAEILLIDEVLAVGDAEFQKKCIGKMDDVSKGEGKTILFVSHELKKLVQICKIGIYVDNGMIKMNDNLNKSIQLYIGDYQKNRSKDKKTINLNESKYLKSFSTNQNQFIIYFKQPPSEKISILIGVNDIYGNRIFNIFKHLYENIIEKNCEVTFNLNGNTFIKPDQYILKIVIFDTLENVLDENSFSFFIDCTNKNQYLPKNYYGNLFIFE; encoded by the coding sequence ATGAAGCCCATCATCGAAGTCAATCACGTCTGGAAAGAATACCAAAAAGGTATCGACCGGAAGTACAAAAGTCTTCGGGATACCATCGCAGGTATGCCGGGAAGGTGGTTGGGTGAAGATAAGGAAAAATTCTGGGCACTGGAAGAGATTGATTTTAAAGTGGAGGCGGGAGAGTCGGTGGGCATCATAGGGAGAAATGGAGCGGGAAAGTCCACCTTGCTGAAGATACTGAGCAGGATTACACCACCGACCAAAGGGGAGATCATATTGCGGGGAAGAGTGGCCAGTCTGCTGGAAGTGGGTACAGGCTTCCATCCGGAGCTGACCGGAAGGGAAAACGTTTTTTTTAACGGCTCGATTCTGGGGATGAAACATGCAGAAATCAAACGCAAGTTTGATGAAATCGTTGATTTTTCTGGTGTGGAAAGTTTTATAGACACTCCGCTCAAACACTACAGCAGTGGCATGCAGATGCGCCTGGCATTTTCTGTTGCTGCACACCTCGATGCAGAAATCCTGCTAATAGATGAGGTGCTGGCAGTAGGTGATGCCGAGTTTCAGAAAAAATGTATCGGTAAGATGGATGATGTGAGTAAGGGAGAAGGGAAGACTATTTTGTTTGTTAGCCATGAGCTAAAAAAATTGGTACAAATTTGTAAAATTGGGATTTATGTTGACAATGGAATGATAAAAATGAATGATAATCTTAATAAAAGTATTCAACTTTACATTGGAGATTATCAAAAAAATAGAAGTAAAGACAAAAAAACTATAAATTTAAATGAAAGTAAATATTTAAAAAGTTTTTCAACAAATCAAAACCAATTTATTATATATTTTAAACAGCCACCTTCAGAAAAAATTTCTATTTTGATAGGTGTCAACGATATTTATGGAAATAGAATTTTCAATATTTTTAAGCATCTTTACGAAAATATAATTGAAAAAAATTGCGAAGTCACATTTAATTTAAACGGAAACACATTTATTAAACCTGACCAATATATCCTAAAAATAGTAATTTTTGACACTTTAGAAAACGTTTTAGATGAAAATTCTTTCAGTTTTTTTATCGATTGTACCAACAAAAATCAATATTTGCCTAAAAATTATTACGGTAATTTATTTATATTTGAATAA
- a CDS encoding transposase, with protein sequence MGYKIENQTEIHFLTMTIVGWADIFSRQSYRDVLIESMKYCTANKGLIVYAYVIMTNHFHCIWQSKDGNLSDLIRDFKKFTSAEIIKKMKGHEESRSEWLKIIFEYHAKLNNNNSFHQVWQNGNHPIELQSPKFIRQKLDYIHLNPVRAGWVNEPEEYRYSSASNYKNDSGVMAVTLLDISHSDIGYIGS encoded by the coding sequence ATGGGATACAAAATCGAAAATCAAACTGAAATCCACTTTCTGACAATGACAATAGTAGGTTGGGCTGATATTTTTTCTCGTCAATCATATAGGGATGTTTTAATTGAAAGCATGAAATACTGTACAGCTAACAAAGGACTGATTGTTTACGCATATGTTATCATGACTAATCATTTTCATTGTATATGGCAATCAAAGGATGGAAATCTTTCCGATTTGATAAGAGATTTTAAAAAGTTCACCTCTGCAGAAATAATTAAAAAAATGAAAGGACATGAAGAAAGCAGAAGTGAATGGCTCAAGATAATATTTGAATATCATGCAAAATTGAACAATAATAACAGTTTTCATCAAGTTTGGCAAAATGGAAACCATCCAATTGAGTTACAATCTCCAAAATTTATAAGGCAAAAGTTAGATTACATACATCTTAACCCTGTTAGAGCTGGTTGGGTAAATGAACCAGAAGAATATAGATACAGCAGTGCTTCAAATTATAAAAACGATTCAGGAGTCATGGCAGTAACTTTATTGGATATATCACATTCAGATATTGGATACATTGGATCATAA
- a CDS encoding ABC transporter permease, giving the protein MSATEMPFEIIIKPKSVFTLGWKELWQYRELLYFFTWKEIKVRYKQAALGILWTVLQPLAMMTIFVLLLAQGLGIKTGNMPAPIYYLSGLLIWNLFNHAVTHASQSMVSNANIIKKIYFPRLVIPISAVLTSSFDFLISLVLFYGLLMYFSMSNVIDIAWLHLGISVLMAYGIAVFAAFSLGTFLSAINVKYRDVRYVLPFLIQTLFFITPVMYDTSIIRQNWIRKILELNPLNYAIELVRNNITYHDSIIWPEISWWVPAVMIMLYIISIYTFRKTEAYFADIV; this is encoded by the coding sequence ATGTCTGCTACAGAAATGCCATTCGAAATTATCATAAAACCCAAATCCGTATTTACATTAGGATGGAAGGAGCTATGGCAATATCGCGAATTGCTGTACTTCTTTACGTGGAAGGAGATCAAGGTGAGATACAAACAGGCGGCACTTGGTATCTTATGGACCGTACTCCAACCACTGGCTATGATGACCATTTTTGTATTGCTGCTGGCACAGGGCTTGGGTATAAAAACGGGTAATATGCCTGCTCCGATTTATTATCTGAGTGGTTTGCTGATCTGGAATCTTTTTAATCATGCGGTCACGCATGCGTCACAATCGATGGTGAGCAATGCCAATATCATCAAAAAAATATACTTTCCACGTTTGGTGATACCCATATCGGCAGTACTCACTTCTTCCTTTGATTTTTTGATCAGTTTGGTGCTGTTTTATGGGCTACTGATGTACTTTTCCATGTCCAATGTAATCGACATTGCCTGGCTACATCTCGGTATCAGCGTGCTGATGGCATATGGTATTGCGGTGTTTGCGGCATTTAGTCTCGGTACTTTTTTATCAGCCATCAATGTCAAATACCGGGATGTGCGGTATGTGCTTCCGTTTTTGATACAAACCCTGTTTTTTATCACCCCTGTGATGTATGATACCAGCATCATCAGGCAGAATTGGATCAGGAAGATATTAGAACTCAATCCTTTGAACTATGCGATAGAATTGGTCAGAAACAATATCACCTATCATGACTCGATCATCTGGCCGGAGATTTCGTGGTGGGTGCCGGCAGTGATGATCATGCTATATATTATTTCGATTTACACTTTCAGGAAAACAGAAGCCTATTTTGCAGATATTGTTTGA